The Yersinia intermedia genome window below encodes:
- a CDS encoding VOC family protein, translating to MLAIRQIHHIAIIGSDYQVSKKFYCEVLGFTLISEVYREERGSWKADLALNGQYTVELFSFPSPSARPSQPEACGLRHLAFQVDNIEQAVRELRAAGVICEAVRIDPYTQSRFTFFTDPDGLPLELYEITLE from the coding sequence ATGCTAGCAATACGTCAGATACATCATATTGCAATCATTGGTTCAGATTATCAGGTTAGCAAAAAATTCTATTGTGAGGTGCTGGGATTCACGCTAATTAGCGAGGTTTATCGTGAAGAACGCGGCTCGTGGAAAGCCGATTTAGCCTTAAACGGACAATATACGGTCGAGCTGTTTTCTTTTCCTTCCCCTTCGGCACGGCCTAGCCAGCCAGAGGCTTGTGGCTTACGCCACCTGGCTTTTCAGGTTGATAATATTGAGCAGGCAGTTAGAGAGCTGAGGGCTGCTGGTGTGATTTGCGAAGCGGTTCGCATTGATCCCTATACCCAATCACGTTTTACTTTCTTTACTGATCCAGATGGTTTACCTCTAGAGCTATACGAAATAACACTGGAATAA